Proteins encoded in a region of the Perca fluviatilis chromosome 6, GENO_Pfluv_1.0, whole genome shotgun sequence genome:
- the akr1a1a gene encoding aldo-keto reductase family 1 member A1-A: MSAFVTLSTGQRMPVVGLGTWKSGPGQVKQAVLAALDCGYRHIDCAAAYSNEQEVGEALSTRLGPGKALRREEVFVTSKLWNTKHDPEDVEEACRTSLAHLGLSYLDLYLMHWPMAFQRGKELMPRREDGSVCYSDTHYRDTWAAMESLVDKGLVKAIGLSNFNARQTDDIISMARHTPVVNQVECHPYLSQTDLLSHCRSVAVCVTAYSPLGSGDRPWASPDEPSLLQDPQLGAIAQRYQKTPAQLILRWHVQRGVVCIPKSVTPARIRQNLQVFDFSLSEDDMKLIESFNRNERFIVPAVKRDGKSVWRDAEHPHFPFNDPY, encoded by the exons ATGAGTGCCTTCGTGACTCTCTCAACAGGCCAGAGGATGCCCGTGGTCGGACTCGGCACATGGAAGAGCGGCCCAGGACAG GTGAAGCAGGCAGTGCTGGCAGCTTTAGACTGTGGCTACAGACACATTGACTGTGCTGCAGCATACAGCAATGAACAGGAGGTGGGAGAGGCTCTGTCTACCAGGCTCGGCCCAGGGAAG GCTCTGCGTCGCGAGGAGGTGTTTGTAACATCCAAACTGTGGAACACCAAACATGACCCGGAGGATGTTGAGGAAGCGTGCAGGACCAGTCTGGCCCACCTGGGTCTCTCCTATTTGGACCTGTACCTTATGCACTGGCCCATGGCATTTCA GCGGGGGAAGGAGCTGATGCCTCGACGAGAAGATGGAAGTGTTTGTTACTCTGACACACACTACAGAGATACTTGGGCAGCCATGGAGAGCCTAGTGGACAAAGGTCTGGTCAAAGCTATAGGACTGTCCAACTTCAATGCCAGGCAgactgatgacatcatcagcatGGCCAGACACACACCTGTGGTTAACCAG GTGGAATGCCATCCTTATTTGTCTCAAACAGATCTCCTGTCTCACTGTCG GTCCGTGGCGGTTTGTGTGACAGCCTACAGTCCTCTGGGCAGCGGGGACAGACCCTGGGCCTCTCCTGATGAACCAAGTCTGCTACAGGATCCTCAACTGGGAGCCATCGCCCAGAGATACCAGAAAACACCTGCCCAGCTCATTCTCAG GTGGCATGTTCAGAGGGGTGTCGTGTGTATTCCTAAAAGTGTGACGCCCGCAAGGATCCGGCAGAACTTGCAGGTGTTTGACTTTTCTCTGTCAGAAGACGACATGAAGCTGATCGAATCCTTCAACCGCAACGAGCGCTTCATTGTCCCAGCAGTCAAG agagaTGGCAAGAGTGTGTGGAGAGATGCAGAACATCCTCATTTCCCCTTCAATGATCCTTACTGA